One part of the Constrictibacter sp. MBR-5 genome encodes these proteins:
- a CDS encoding cytochrome c, with translation MSRAPLDLLRPLAALLLLTACDDMGSQPRYDHYEASKLFRDGKALQAPPEGTVARDAPARLAALTTRPQMTRALLERGRERFGIYCTPCHGYAGDGRGTVPARGFPQPPTFHQPRLRDVPSVYFVDVITDGYGVMYAYADRVRPADRWAIAAYIRALQLSQMAAVADLPEEDRRQLAAEEGRR, from the coding sequence ATGAGCCGCGCGCCTCTCGACCTGCTGCGACCGCTCGCGGCCCTCCTGCTCCTGACCGCCTGCGACGACATGGGCAGCCAGCCCCGCTACGACCACTACGAGGCGAGCAAGCTGTTCCGTGACGGCAAGGCCCTGCAGGCACCGCCCGAAGGCACGGTCGCCCGGGACGCTCCCGCACGCCTCGCGGCGCTCACAACACGGCCGCAGATGACGCGTGCACTGCTCGAACGCGGCCGTGAGCGCTTCGGCATCTACTGCACGCCCTGCCACGGCTACGCCGGGGACGGCCGCGGCACCGTTCCCGCCCGCGGGTTTCCGCAGCCGCCGACCTTTCACCAGCCGCGGCTGCGCGACGTGCCCTCGGTCTATTTCGTCGACGTGATCACCGACGGCTACGGCGTGATGTACGCCTATGCGGACCGGGTTCGGCCGGCCGACAGGTGGGCGATCGCCGCCTATATCCGCGCCCTGCAGTTGAGTCAGATGGCGGCTGTCGCCGATCTCCCGGAAGAGGACCGGCGGCAGCTGGCGGCCGAGGAGGGCCGGCGATGA
- a CDS encoding SCO family protein, which translates to MKRLASLLTLLWTLAMAMPAWAEAPFDPFARTGIDHKADAGVPMDAPLRDAEGRETTLRALAAGKPLLLAPVLHDCPNICGVTLSGLAQAVRAQEYEAGRDFAVVAFGIDPREGDAQASAALHALGEAFPALTASGGIHATTGAAETIAAVTDAIGYHFAYDERIGQYAHVAAVALLTADGRLARWLYGVTQDPTDLHLALTEAGRGEIGGWTDQLLLLCYHYDPATGTYGSAVRTLLRVGGGLTVLGLGGFVVLAVRRDRRSASERSGSGPA; encoded by the coding sequence ATGAAGCGGCTGGCGTCGCTGCTGACCCTCTTGTGGACCCTCGCCATGGCCATGCCGGCCTGGGCCGAGGCACCGTTCGATCCCTTTGCGCGCACCGGCATCGACCATAAGGCGGATGCGGGGGTACCGATGGATGCACCGCTCCGTGACGCCGAGGGGCGCGAGACGACGCTGCGCGCGCTCGCGGCCGGCAAGCCGCTGCTCCTGGCGCCGGTCCTTCACGACTGCCCGAACATCTGCGGCGTGACGCTGTCGGGTCTGGCGCAGGCCGTCCGCGCGCAGGAGTACGAGGCGGGTCGCGACTTCGCGGTCGTCGCGTTCGGCATCGATCCGCGCGAAGGCGATGCGCAGGCGAGTGCCGCGCTGCACGCGTTGGGCGAGGCCTTTCCGGCGCTGACGGCGAGCGGCGGCATCCACGCCACGACGGGCGCGGCGGAGACGATCGCGGCGGTCACAGACGCGATCGGCTACCACTTCGCGTATGATGAGCGGATCGGACAGTACGCCCACGTCGCGGCGGTGGCCTTGCTCACCGCCGACGGCCGGCTGGCGCGCTGGCTCTATGGCGTGACGCAGGATCCCACCGACCTGCATCTGGCGCTGACCGAGGCGGGGCGCGGCGAGATCGGCGGCTGGACCGACCAACTGCTCCTGCTGTGCTACCACTACGATCCGGCGACGGGCACCTATGGTTCGGCGGTCCGGACGCTGCTGCGCGTCGGCGGCGGCCTGACCGTACTGGGCCTGGGGGGCTTCGTCGTGCTCGCCGTCCGCCGCGACCGACGATCGGCGTCGGAGCGCAGCGGGAGCGGTCCGGCATGA
- a CDS encoding cytochrome c oxidase subunit 3 gives MREPFSTAAQQREADMLGMYLFLASEVLLFGGLFAGALTYRILYPEAVVAASARLHVWIGAANTALLLTSSLLVALAVQAADCGLRRPAAALLSGAAGLGFGFLVLKAVEYTKEIHQGLLPGFGGRFDFSSPVEQLFMNLYLVGTGLHAAHMTVGIAILAGLAWRIGRRSLPLPERAVTVAVCGLYWHLVDIVWVFLYPVLYLAR, from the coding sequence GTGCGCGAGCCGTTCAGCACCGCCGCCCAGCAGCGCGAGGCCGACATGCTCGGCATGTACCTCTTCCTCGCGAGCGAGGTGCTGCTGTTCGGGGGGCTCTTCGCCGGCGCGCTCACCTACCGCATCCTCTATCCGGAGGCGGTGGTCGCGGCATCCGCCCGGCTGCACGTCTGGATCGGCGCCGCGAACACCGCCCTGCTGCTGACGTCGAGCCTGCTCGTGGCGCTGGCGGTGCAGGCGGCGGATTGCGGCCTGCGACGGCCGGCTGCAGCGCTGCTGTCGGGCGCCGCCGGACTCGGGTTCGGCTTCCTCGTGCTGAAGGCCGTCGAGTACACGAAGGAGATCCACCAGGGCCTGCTGCCGGGCTTCGGCGGCCGGTTCGACTTTTCCAGCCCGGTCGAGCAGCTCTTCATGAACCTCTACCTCGTCGGGACGGGGCTGCACGCAGCGCACATGACCGTCGGCATCGCCATCCTCGCCGGCCTCGCCTGGCGGATCGGCAGACGCAGCCTGCCCCTGCCCGAGCGAGCGGTTACCGTCGCGGTCTGCGGCCTCTACTGGCACCTCGTCGATATCGTCTGGGTGTTCCTCTACCCCGTCCTCTACCTGGCGCGATGA
- a CDS encoding DUF3341 domain-containing protein, with protein MREPSPHTEVFGILGEFEKAEALVEAVGKARHAGYQRIEAFSPFPIEALDEALGLDDRRVAWMTLAGGIFGGLLGYGMQVYTNLDFPILIDGRAHTPPEAFMLITFEMTVLFAVLFSIGTMLALNRLPRLHHPLFGVDSFHLASSDKFFLLIYGDDPRFERGAAERFLIGLDCVRVDTVGHTEEPE; from the coding sequence ATGCGTGAGCCGTCGCCGCACACGGAGGTCTTCGGGATCCTCGGCGAGTTCGAGAAGGCCGAGGCGCTGGTCGAGGCGGTGGGCAAGGCGCGTCATGCCGGCTACCAACGGATCGAAGCGTTCTCGCCCTTCCCGATCGAGGCGCTGGACGAGGCGCTCGGTCTCGACGACAGGCGCGTCGCCTGGATGACCCTCGCCGGCGGCATCTTCGGCGGCCTGCTCGGCTACGGCATGCAGGTCTACACGAACCTCGACTTTCCGATCCTCATCGACGGCCGGGCGCATACGCCGCCCGAGGCGTTCATGCTCATCACCTTCGAGATGACGGTGCTGTTCGCGGTGCTGTTCTCGATCGGCACGATGCTGGCACTGAACCGCCTGCCGCGGCTGCACCACCCTTTGTTCGGCGTCGACAGTTTCCACCTCGCCAGTTCCGACAAGTTCTTCCTGCTGATCTATGGGGACGATCCCCGGTTCGAGCGCGGCGCGGCGGAACGGTTCCTGATCGGGTTGGACTGCGTGCGGGTCGATACGGTCGGACATACGGAGGAGCCGGAATGA
- a CDS encoding iron-containing alcohol dehydrogenase, whose product MTERNFRAAGYAWRLYCGAGAIEQGLGEAVKRAGAMRAFVICSPSINRRTDTVRRIEATLGAAYAGVFDGIEKDSSYASVSAATAAAKAAGADMLIAVGGGSVIVAVRAVAIFLGEAGHPFALMTQYPEGKPAYSPRLMAPKLPIVNIPTTPTSAMNRAGTGLKNPDLEHRMEYFDPKTRPHSIFLDEAVLLSAPPDVVRSTATTVFAGQVGAMSQTGLNPLAEGDRDQAFRLAHRAYLRLMDELDNPALRIDLCLAAFLQNRAEDDGLAGFRGGAFRGNYAVSTALHVRYPKVGQGESTSVLHATAMRIAEDVDPQSARQVAEALGIWRDGMGTADATHAVADTVEAIYTRVGVPTRLSQLDIPEDDLPNIARETTKNFNANPNARSPEKQIEASLHLLRHAW is encoded by the coding sequence ATGACCGAGCGGAACTTCCGCGCCGCCGGCTACGCCTGGCGCCTCTACTGCGGCGCCGGCGCCATCGAGCAGGGCCTGGGCGAGGCGGTCAAGCGGGCGGGGGCCATGCGCGCCTTCGTGATCTGCTCGCCGTCGATCAACCGGCGCACCGACACCGTGCGGCGGATCGAGGCGACGCTGGGTGCCGCCTATGCCGGCGTCTTCGACGGCATCGAGAAGGACTCGTCCTACGCCTCGGTGAGTGCGGCGACCGCGGCGGCGAAGGCGGCGGGGGCCGACATGCTGATCGCGGTCGGCGGCGGCAGCGTCATCGTCGCGGTGCGGGCGGTGGCGATCTTCCTCGGCGAGGCGGGCCACCCCTTCGCGCTGATGACGCAGTATCCCGAGGGGAAGCCGGCCTACAGCCCGCGGCTGATGGCGCCGAAGCTGCCGATCGTCAACATCCCGACGACGCCGACCAGCGCCATGAACCGCGCCGGGACGGGCCTGAAGAACCCCGACCTCGAGCACCGGATGGAGTATTTCGATCCGAAGACCCGGCCGCACTCGATCTTCCTCGACGAGGCCGTGCTGCTGAGTGCGCCGCCGGACGTGGTGCGCTCGACCGCGACGACGGTCTTCGCCGGCCAGGTCGGCGCCATGTCGCAGACGGGCCTCAACCCGCTCGCCGAGGGCGACCGCGACCAGGCCTTCCGCCTCGCCCACCGCGCCTACCTGCGGCTGATGGACGAACTGGACAACCCGGCGCTGCGCATCGACCTCTGCCTCGCGGCCTTCCTGCAGAACCGCGCCGAGGACGACGGCCTCGCCGGCTTCCGGGGCGGCGCCTTCCGCGGCAACTACGCCGTGTCGACGGCCCTGCACGTGCGCTACCCGAAGGTGGGCCAGGGCGAGTCGACCTCGGTCCTGCACGCGACCGCCATGCGCATCGCCGAGGACGTCGATCCGCAGTCGGCCCGCCAGGTGGCCGAGGCGCTCGGCATCTGGCGCGACGGCATGGGCACCGCCGACGCGACCCATGCCGTCGCCGACACGGTGGAGGCGATCTACACGCGGGTCGGCGTTCCCACGCGGCTCAGCCAGCTCGACATACCGGAGGACGACCTGCCGAACATCGCCCGCGAGACGACCAAGAATTTCAACGCCAACCCCAACGCCCGCTCGCCGGAAAAGCAGATCGAGGCCTCGCTGCACCTGCTCCGACACGCCTGGTAG
- a CDS encoding CoA transferase has protein sequence MTEPTGPLKGYRILDLTNVLFGPFGTQTLGDWGAEIIKIETLTGDMWRSSGQFRNPGMSGQFMAANRNKRSLALDLKHPEGKAVLRRLLPTADALVSNIRPAGLARLGFSYEQCRELNPTIVYATATGFGQDGPWRARPAFDEIIQAASGFAAAMGTDDEPAFVPSLIGDKICGMALTSAVTAALLHRERTGEGQMVEVPMLETLAAFNSIEMLGGSAFVPPIGPTGYKRMKARRPVATKDGWLTMLPYSGDNWCAFFEAVGHPECIEEFQVRDPVKRAQNIDRIYDRMRDIAVLRTTAEWEELLLAIDVPHTAFTKLTEVAEQEHLKAVEMFPELDHPTEGKIRQARPPARFGASPAGVHRLAPRLGEHTREILQEAGFADGEIEALLEAKAIGAAS, from the coding sequence ATGACCGAACCGACCGGACCGCTGAAGGGCTACCGCATTCTCGATCTGACGAATGTGCTGTTCGGCCCGTTCGGGACGCAGACCCTGGGCGACTGGGGCGCCGAGATCATCAAGATCGAGACCCTGACCGGCGACATGTGGCGGAGTTCCGGCCAGTTCCGCAATCCGGGCATGAGCGGCCAGTTCATGGCGGCGAACCGCAACAAGCGCAGCCTCGCCCTCGACCTGAAGCATCCCGAAGGCAAGGCGGTGCTGCGCCGCCTGCTGCCGACGGCGGACGCCCTGGTCAGCAACATCCGCCCCGCCGGGCTGGCGCGGCTCGGTTTCAGCTACGAGCAGTGCCGCGAGCTCAACCCGACGATCGTCTACGCCACGGCCACCGGCTTCGGCCAGGACGGCCCCTGGCGGGCGCGGCCGGCCTTCGACGAGATCATCCAGGCGGCCTCCGGCTTCGCCGCGGCAATGGGCACCGACGACGAGCCGGCCTTCGTGCCCAGCCTGATCGGCGACAAGATCTGCGGCATGGCGCTGACCTCGGCCGTGACGGCGGCCCTCCTGCACCGCGAGCGCACCGGCGAGGGCCAGATGGTCGAGGTGCCGATGCTGGAGACGCTGGCCGCCTTCAACAGCATCGAGATGCTGGGCGGCTCGGCCTTCGTCCCGCCGATCGGCCCGACCGGCTACAAGCGCATGAAGGCCCGCCGCCCGGTCGCGACGAAGGACGGCTGGCTGACGATGCTCCCCTACTCGGGCGACAACTGGTGCGCCTTCTTCGAGGCCGTCGGCCACCCCGAGTGCATCGAGGAGTTCCAGGTCCGCGACCCCGTCAAGCGGGCGCAGAACATCGACCGCATCTACGACCGGATGCGCGACATCGCGGTCCTGCGGACGACGGCGGAGTGGGAAGAGCTGCTGCTGGCCATCGACGTGCCGCACACGGCCTTCACCAAGCTCACCGAGGTCGCCGAGCAGGAGCATCTGAAGGCGGTGGAGATGTTCCCCGAACTCGACCACCCGACGGAGGGCAAGATCCGCCAGGCGCGGCCGCCGGCCCGCTTCGGCGCCAGTCCCGCCGGCGTCCACCGGCTGGCGCCCCGCCTCGGCGAGCACACCCGTGAGATCCTGCAGGAGGCCGGCTTCGCCGACGGCGAGATCGAGGCGCTGCTCGAAGCCAAGGCGATCGGAGCGGCGTCATGA
- the coxB gene encoding cytochrome c oxidase subunit II, which produces MSGVIDLWPGRASVHAAQVDTLLSGFTALIVALSVPVFALIVVFAVRYRRGKPADRKHPMNRNVWLEVSWAVVPFLLIIGFFVWSLMLFVDLHRPPSDAVQIDVVAKRWMWKFQHPGGQREIDELHVPVGTAVKLVMTSQDVIHSLFIPALRVKQDVLPGRYTTLWFTADRAGRYALACAEFCGTDHSTMRGTFVALSKADFARWLAESDTDMTLAAAGAEIFRSRGCSGCHGPAATVHAPPLEGLYGKPVPLQGGEVATADDQYIRDSILLPQSQIAAGYPPIMPTFRNILDEEQVAQLLAYIKSLATESPKEPR; this is translated from the coding sequence ATGAGCGGCGTCATCGATCTCTGGCCCGGCCGCGCATCGGTCCATGCGGCGCAGGTCGACACGCTGCTGAGCGGCTTCACGGCGCTGATCGTCGCGCTGTCGGTTCCGGTCTTCGCCCTGATCGTCGTCTTCGCCGTCCGCTACCGCCGCGGCAAGCCCGCCGACCGCAAGCACCCGATGAACCGCAACGTCTGGCTGGAAGTGTCCTGGGCGGTGGTGCCGTTCCTGCTGATCATCGGCTTCTTCGTCTGGTCGCTGATGCTGTTCGTCGACCTGCACCGCCCGCCGTCCGATGCGGTACAGATCGACGTCGTCGCCAAGCGCTGGATGTGGAAGTTCCAGCATCCGGGCGGGCAGCGCGAGATCGACGAACTGCACGTCCCCGTCGGCACCGCGGTGAAGCTGGTGATGACCTCGCAGGACGTGATCCACAGCCTGTTCATCCCGGCGCTTCGCGTGAAGCAGGACGTGCTGCCGGGCCGCTACACCACCCTCTGGTTCACCGCCGACCGGGCCGGCCGCTATGCGCTCGCCTGCGCCGAATTCTGCGGCACCGACCATTCAACGATGCGCGGCACCTTTGTCGCGCTGTCGAAAGCCGACTTCGCCCGCTGGCTCGCGGAGTCGGATACCGACATGACGCTGGCCGCGGCCGGAGCCGAAATCTTCCGCAGCCGCGGCTGCAGCGGCTGCCATGGACCGGCAGCGACGGTCCACGCACCACCGCTGGAAGGCCTCTACGGCAAGCCGGTGCCCCTGCAGGGCGGCGAGGTCGCGACCGCCGACGACCAGTATATCCGGGACAGCATCCTGCTGCCGCAGAGCCAGATCGCGGCCGGCTATCCGCCGATCATGCCGACCTTTCGGAACATCCTCGACGAGGAGCAGGTCGCCCAGCTGCTCGCCTACATCAAGTCGCTCGCGACCGAGAGCCCGAAGGAGCCGCGATGA
- the ctaD gene encoding cytochrome c oxidase subunit I, translating to MGAGISEKTVAETAEERISYLRAGHTLRSWFFTTDHKRIALLYLVSVTFFFFIGGAAAALMRADLLTPEGDLLSNEGYNRAFTLHGVIMVWFFLIPSIPNVFGNFLLPLMIGARDLAFPRLNLISWYVYMVGGLFTVFILITGGVDTGWTFYTPLSSMFANGNVVLAATAIFVVGFSSIMTGLNFIVTVHTLRAPGMTWGRLPLFVWSHYATSIILVLATPVLTISLVLIAAERLFGIGIFDPALGGDPLLYQHLFWFYSHPAVYIMVLPALGVTSELVAAAARKPVFGYWFVAASSIAIALVGFLVWGHHMFVSGQSMYASAVFSFLSLVVAVPSGIKVYNWTATLYKGHISLDPPFLFAMGFIGLFVVGGLTGLILAMLAVDVHVHDTYFVVAHFHYIMVGGTVSAFFGALHYWWPKITGRHYSIVWGSLSAVFIFLGFNLTFFPQFLLGYLGMPRRYHVYDPGFQVLHVLSSAGATILGVAYLLPFAYLFYSLRNGEPAGPNPWGATGLEWTVASPPPKHNFETIPVVTRPPYDYEIEQESDAG from the coding sequence ATGGGGGCCGGGATCAGCGAGAAGACGGTCGCGGAGACGGCGGAAGAGCGCATCAGCTATCTGCGCGCCGGCCACACGCTGCGCTCTTGGTTCTTCACGACGGACCACAAGCGGATCGCGCTGCTCTATCTCGTGTCGGTCACCTTCTTTTTCTTCATCGGCGGCGCGGCGGCGGCGCTGATGCGCGCCGACCTCCTGACGCCGGAAGGCGACCTGCTGTCGAACGAGGGGTACAACCGCGCCTTCACGCTGCACGGCGTGATCATGGTCTGGTTCTTCCTCATTCCCTCGATCCCCAACGTCTTCGGCAACTTCCTGCTGCCGCTGATGATCGGCGCACGCGACCTGGCTTTCCCGCGCCTGAACCTGATCAGCTGGTACGTCTACATGGTGGGCGGGCTGTTCACGGTGTTCATCCTGATCACCGGCGGCGTCGACACCGGCTGGACCTTCTACACGCCGCTCTCCTCGATGTTCGCGAACGGCAATGTCGTGCTGGCGGCGACGGCGATCTTCGTCGTCGGCTTCTCGTCGATCATGACGGGCCTGAACTTCATCGTGACGGTGCACACCCTGCGCGCGCCGGGCATGACCTGGGGGCGGCTGCCGCTGTTCGTCTGGTCGCACTACGCGACCTCGATCATCCTCGTCCTGGCGACCCCCGTGCTGACGATCTCGCTGGTGCTGATCGCCGCGGAGCGTCTCTTCGGCATCGGCATCTTCGACCCGGCGCTCGGCGGCGACCCGCTGCTCTACCAGCACCTGTTCTGGTTCTACAGCCACCCGGCGGTCTACATCATGGTGCTGCCGGCGCTCGGCGTGACCAGCGAACTCGTGGCGGCCGCGGCCCGCAAGCCGGTGTTCGGCTACTGGTTCGTCGCCGCATCCTCGATCGCCATCGCCCTCGTCGGCTTCCTGGTCTGGGGACACCACATGTTCGTCTCCGGCCAGTCGATGTATGCCAGCGCCGTCTTCTCGTTTCTCAGCCTCGTCGTCGCCGTGCCTTCGGGCATCAAGGTCTACAACTGGACGGCCACCCTCTACAAAGGCCACATCTCGCTCGACCCGCCCTTCCTGTTCGCGATGGGGTTCATCGGGCTGTTCGTCGTCGGCGGCCTGACCGGCCTCATCCTGGCGATGCTGGCCGTCGACGTGCACGTGCACGACACCTACTTCGTCGTCGCGCACTTCCACTACATCATGGTGGGCGGAACGGTGTCGGCGTTCTTCGGCGCCCTGCACTACTGGTGGCCGAAGATCACGGGACGGCACTATTCCATCGTCTGGGGCAGCCTGTCCGCCGTCTTCATCTTCCTCGGCTTCAACCTGACCTTCTTCCCGCAGTTCCTTCTCGGCTATCTGGGGATGCCGCGGCGCTATCACGTGTACGATCCGGGCTTCCAGGTGCTGCACGTCCTGTCGTCGGCGGGGGCGACGATCCTCGGCGTCGCCTACCTGCTGCCCTTCGCGTACCTGTTCTATTCGCTGCGCAACGGCGAGCCGGCGGGCCCGAATCCCTGGGGCGCGACCGGGCTCGAGTGGACCGTGGCCTCGCCGCCGCCGAAGCACAATTTCGAGACGATCCCGGTGGTCACGCGGCCACCCTACGACTACGAGATCGAGCAGGAGAGCGACGCTGGCTGA
- a CDS encoding cytochrome C oxidase subunit IV family protein, whose protein sequence is MKADAARLIAVWAALMGLLALTVAGSFFSLGAGNAVLGIGIAVAKAALILWFFMHLRREAPLVRIAAVGTVVWISTMLILISADLLTR, encoded by the coding sequence ATGAAGGCCGATGCAGCGCGACTGATCGCCGTCTGGGCCGCCCTCATGGGACTGCTCGCCTTGACCGTGGCCGGCAGCTTCTTCTCGCTCGGCGCCGGCAACGCCGTGCTCGGCATCGGCATCGCCGTGGCGAAGGCCGCGCTCATCCTGTGGTTCTTCATGCACCTCCGCCGCGAGGCGCCACTGGTTCGCATCGCAGCGGTGGGCACGGTGGTCTGGATATCGACGATGCTCATCCTGATCTCAGCCGACCTTCTGACCCGTTGA